Genomic DNA from Roseimicrobium gellanilyticum:
TCCGTTTCCCGGGAACGTGCGTGAGATGAAGAATGTGATGGAGCGCGCACTCATCCTCAGTGCGGGTGGACCGGTGCAGAAGGAGCACCTGCAGTTGTTTCAGGAGAGGGGAGCGGAGATTGAAATGGATGTCCGCGCGTACTCTGGTGGCGGTGTTCGTGGGGAAATGAGTTCTGGAACGCCATCGACGGCGTTGGAGGACATTCCTTTTGATCTCGAATCTGCCGAGCATGTGCTCATTCAGCGCGCGCTGGAGCACACCGGTGGCAATGTCGCCGAAGCGGCAAGGCTGCTGAAGGTGAATCGGAGCCGGATTTACCGAAAGTTTCCGAATGCGTGATTAAGAAAGTAGCTACGGCTTTAGCCGTACGGTCTGCGACGCCGCTCATTCGACTGAAGTCGAAGCTACTTTGAAGGCAGTCGCCTCTGCAACGCCACACCGTGTTGCACCACGCAACATCTGCAACACTTCCCATGGTCACCTTTGTTAGGTGGTTGTGTGCGTAAGTGTCTCGATGCCAGTGAAAAACGACTCACTGCGTCACTTGGCATCGCCTGTGCAAATCCTCGCACGCGCCGACACCGAACACTCCCACACAAGCTCCATCAACACCCATGAATCTACTCCCCAAGAAGTGTCTCTCCCGCAGTCTCGCTGCTTTGGCGATGGCTGGCGCTCTGGCCTCAGGTACTCCACAGCTCTTCGCTGGCACACCCAGCACCAAGGCCGTGGCTCCGGTCGAAATGAAACCTGCTGAGCCTTGGATCCACGCGTTGCTGCAAGTCGACATCTCCGATCATTACATCACGCCTCGTGGTCTGAATGTGGAGAACGAAGGTGTCATCTTCCAGCCGCTCTTCCTCGTCTTCTGGACGCTCTACTCCGAGCCGGATGCCTTCCTGCAGGACATCACCCTGACCACCGGGGTGTGGAGTTCCTTCCATACGAATGAATCGGGCGCCGATCCCGGGCACTGGAATGAGTTCGACCCCATCGCGGGACTTGGCTTCAAGTTCGATGGAGGCGTGAAGCTCGATGTGAACTACACGGCCTTCAAGAGCATGGTGGATTCCTATCCCACCTCGCAGCACCTGGAGGTGAAGCTTTCCTATGATGACTCCAAACTCTGGGGCGGCGGCTTTGCGCTGAATCCCTGGGTCGCGTACTGGCAGGAACTCGAAGACAAGGCCACGGTCGTCTTCGACCCTTCTACCTCAGACGAGTCCTTCTACTTCACCATTGGTATCAATCCCGGCTTCAAGGCGGGTCCGGTGAAGTTTGAGTTTCCCACCTTCATCAACCTGGTGGATGACGACTTCTACCAGCAGTTCGACGGCAGTCCCGGTGGCGATGGGCTCGCGGTCTTCTGCACGGGGGTGAAGGCCAGCATCCCGCTCACCTTCATCCCGAAGGACATGGGCTTCTGGACCCTCTATGCCGGCGTGAAGTACTACCACCTGGACAATCAGGGCCTGCTGGATGGCAACTCGGTGCTGACCGCAAACGAGCATCGCGATGACCTCGTCCAGTTCCACGGCGGCATTTCCATCTTCTTCTAGGCGCGGAGGTTGCTCCATGAGCCGCAGAACTGCCCAAACCCACTGACTGACTGGAGACCCCTGCTATGGACACCGCGAACATTGCTGCCGAACCTTATCCCTTCGAATTCAAACCGGACAAGTGTGCCCTGCTGATCATCGACATGCAGCGGGACTTCCTGGAGCCGGGTGGATTCGGTGAGATGCTGGGCAACGATGTCTCGCAACTCCGTCGCACCATTGAGCCGAACAAAAGGCTGCTTGATGCGTGGCGCGCTGCGGGACTCCAGGTCATGCACACACGTGAAGGCCATCGTCCCGACCTCAGCGATCTGCCGCCTGCCAAGAAGGTGCGCGGAAAGAGCGAAAAGACCATCGGTGATGAAGGCCCCATGGGCCGCATCCTCATCCGTGGCGAGGCTGGGCATGACATCATTCCCGAGCTCTATCCACTCCCGGATGAGCCGGTGATCGACAAGCCGGGCAAGGGCGCGTTCTTCGCCACGGATCTCCAGGCCATCTTGCAGAATCGAGGCATCCAGCAGCTCGTGGTCACGGGTGTCACCACGGAGGTGTGTGTGAATACCACCGTGCGTGAGGCCAATGACCGTGGCTACGAGTGCCTCGTGCCGGAGGACTGCGTGGGCTCCTACTTCCCCATCTTTCAGGAGATGGGGCTCAACATGATCAAGGCCCAGGGCGGCATCTTCGGCTGGGTCACGACCTCTGGAGAGATCATAGCGGCCGTGGGCCATGCCTAGGGGGCATCATTTCCGTCACCATCATCATCATCACATCACTTCATATCAGCACGCATCATCAAGCATCAATGCAACTGCTACCACCATGAGCACTTCAGCCACCCTCAAGCCAAAAATCTGGGTCCCGGGCGATTGGAACGCCTTCTTTGGATTTGGGACCAACATCCTGGTAAATCTTCTGACCCTCACAGGACTTCTCTTGTATGTGGTGAAGATGCCAGGGGATGTGGTCTTTGGCCGCATCCTGCCAGCATGCGGCGTCATGCTCTGTCTCAGCACCGTCTACTATGCATGGCTGGCCTACAAGCTTGCGAAGAAGACCGGTCGTACTGATGTGTGCGCCCTGCCTTCCGGGACCAGCGTGCCGCACATGTTTGTGGTGACCTTTGTCATCATGCTGCCCATCACACTCAAGACGGGAGATCCCATCAAGGGGTGGGAGGCAGGTCTTACCTGGGTATTCATCCAGAGCTTCGTCCTCATGCTGGGGGGATTTGCGGCGCCCATCATCCGCAAAATCACCCCTCGTGCCGCGCTGCTCGGTACGCTGGCGGGTGTTTCCATCAGCTTCATTTCCATGCGGCCCGCACTCGAAATGTTCATGACACCGGTGATTGGCATCACCTGCTTCGCCATCATCCTACTGAGCTGGTTTGGTGGTGTGCGCTACTTCCGGGGTATTCCCGCGGGTCTCATCGCCATTGGTGTGGGCACACTCATGGCCTGGGGCTCCAATCTCTTCGGCTTGAACTACGGTGGCATGACCTTGGAGAAGCTCGGGCAATCGTTCACCGGCTTTGGTTTCTCGGTTCCGATTCCGGCCTTTGACCACATCTTCTCCGGGTTTGAGTTCCTGGGTGTGATTCTGGTCACGGCCATCCCCTTCGGTATTTACGACCTCGTGGAGGCCCTGGATAATGTGGAGAGCGCGGCGGTGGCAGGTGATGAGTTTCCCACCACTCGGGTGCTCACGGCCGATGGTGTCATCAGCCTCATCGGCTGCTGCCTGGGCAATCCCTTCATCAATGCCGTATACATTGGCCACCCCGGTTGGAAGTCGATGGGCGGGCGCATAGGCTACTCTGCTGCCACGGGCATTGCAGTACTGGTGTTATGCATCTTTGGAATTGTCTCGCTGATGTCTTCATTGATTCCGCTGGTGGCGATCTCACCGATTCTGCTCTACATCGGCATGTTGATTGGTGCACAGGCCTTCCAGGAAACGCCCAAGTCGCATGCGCCGGCCGTTGTGCTTGCGCTGTTCCCTCACCTTGCGGCGTGGGCGAAGGTGCTCATCGACAACTCCCTTGGCGCTGCCGGTACGAATGCTGCCGCCGTGGGTTTCGACAAGATGGGCCAGGTGGGCGTGCTTTATCACGGCCTGGAGATTCTGGGAGGTGGTGCGATTCTCAGTGGGGTCATTCTTGCGGCCATCGCGGTGTTCATCATCGACCGGAAGTTCTGGAATGCCGCCGCCTTCGCGGGCACGGGTGCGGTGCTCACCTTCTTTGGCCTGATGCATGGTGAGCACATTGGTGTGGCCCAGTCACCCGTGGTCACGGTGGCCTATCTCATGGTAACGGTGGTCCTTGTCGGTTGCGCGAAGTTCGCCGTGGTAGCCCCGAAGCCTGTGGAGGAGCCGGAGGAGGAACACGGCGCCCTGCCGGACGCTGCCTGATGAAGCCCGCTCCTGCTCCACACGATCACCCTCTTCTGCTCATTACTCCTTTCTTCGTTGTGCCTGGTCTGGTGTGAAAAAACGGGCGATCCGGTGGGAAACTGCCGGATCGCCATTTCATGTCCTCTTGGAACATCAATTGCTTTCTCTTTTCCATCTCAAGTATGGCTTTCGTCGAATCTGATCCGTATCCCTGGCCCTATGACGGTGATCTCCGTCCTGAGAATACTGCCTTCCTTGTCATCGACATGCAGACGGATTTCTGCGGGCAGGGAGGTTATGTGGACAAGATGGGCTATGATATCACGCTCACCCGGGCGCCCATCGAGCCCATCCAAAAAGTCTTCGCCGCGGCGCGCGCGAAGGGCTACCACGTGATGCACACGCGTGAAGGGCATCGCCCGGATCTCTCAGATTTGCCGGAGAACAAGCGATGGCGCAGTCAGCGCATTGGCGCTGGCATAGGTGACGCGGGGCCTTGTGGTCGCATCCTCACCCGTGGTGAGCCAGGCTGGGATATCATTCCGGAACTCGCACCACTGCCGGGTGAGGCCATCATCGACAAACCGGGCAAGGGCTCCTTTTACGCCACAGATTTGGACATGCTGCTGCGCCGCAAGGGCATTCGCAACATCGTGCTCGCGGGCATCACTACGGACGTGTGCGTGCACACGACCATGCGCGAGGCGAATGACCGGGGCTATGAGTGCTTGCTGCTGGCGGATTGCACGGGAGCCACAGATGTGGGGAACTACACCTCGGCGCTCAAGATGATCAAGATGCAGGGCGGTGTCTTCGGCGCCGTCAGTGACTCGACAGCATTCATCAAGGCCATCACCACGTGATTAGACCTATGAGTGTGGATTCAACCCCTGTATTGATATTCATGGATGAAACTTTCGCTCGCCACGCGATGCGGTTTTCTTATGCTACCGCCGCATTGTGACTGCCCCTGACCCGACCCCCACGCCCCCGGCCTTTCCGCTCATTGAGCTGAAGGACCTCTTCAACATCGTCCAACACGAGGAAAATCTGCCCTGGCAGTACTTCCGTGATGGGGTGGATATCGTGCGCCTGTACGGCGACGGCATCACCGGACCTACGGCGGCGCTGATACGCTTCCGCCGGGAGGGCCGCGTGCCCACGCACTATCATGATGGCTGGGAGCACATCTTTGTACTCGCAGGGAGCCAGCGCGACCAGAGTGGCACCATTCATGCGGGGACCCTGCGCATCCATCCACCTGGCACGCATCACAGCGTGGTGAGTGAGGCGGGGTGCATCGTGCTCGCCATCTATGAGAAGCCGGTGAAGTTCCTGGGTGAAAAGGCGGGAAATGCGGGTGCGAGGAGTGAAGAAGAGTAGGGTGGGGGTGTATGGTCTGGTTTTGCCGCCATCGCGATCACTATCGTGGTGAGTGGAATCTCGCTGATGACATAGTCCGCGCTTTGCGTCTTGGAGAGCGGTGGCACAGGCCTCCCTTGAGGCCGCGACACCGCTTTCAGCGGAGTGACGTCGCGCAGTCGATCCTCCACAAGTCTGCTAACCATAGTGACTCCAGCATTGTGGATTTCTATTGGGCAAGCAAAGCACGCAACATGAAATCCCTTCGCTCAAAGCGGTGTCGCGCCTTAGCGCTTGCCACCGCACTCCAAGACGCAAAGCGCTACAGCAACGGGTTGAGGTGTCTCAAAATAGCTGGAGCCTCATCGGGCCTCACTTCTCCAGATACGGTGCCAGGCACTCCGTGAGCAATCGCACCAACTCCGGATCATCGCGCTGATAGTCATCCGGGATGTCCAGCACGTGCATTTCCTTGTAGCGTGTCGCTTCTGGAAACTCCGCAACGACCCGCTGCTTGTGCTTGGGTTCCATCACGAAGATGACATCCGCCCATTTCAAGTCCAGGGCATTCACATGATGCACAGCATTCGGACTCGTGCCCGCGGAGCGCGCGACGACGTGGGGATGATTTCTGAAAAGCGCTTCCGCCGTGGGGCTGCGCCACTGGTTCCGGCTGCAGATGAACAGGAAGCGGACAGGGCGGCCCATAGCCTCCGCAGCGGAGGGCTTTGATGGGTGTGGGCGTGATTCTTGGGAAGGCATGTGAAGCTAGGCGGGACCTGAGCGTGCAGCCCCAGCCCTGCCACCACTATTCCGCAGTTCCCAGTCCTTGCTTCAAAAGAAATTTCAGGATGGGTTCGGACTCAAAGAAGGCCGGATCATTCTGGTGACCTTTGCCGGGGACAACAATGAGCTCCATCTCGCCTCCGAGTGCTTTGTAGCGCTCTGCAATGACGGCGCTGTTCTTCTCCAGCGGCACGACCTTGTCGGCATCACCATGGACGTGCAGAATCGGAATCTTCGCCTTCGCGATGGGTTCCAGGCGGTCGATGGGATTGTGCTGGACGAGTTGCTTCTCCAACTCATCAGGGGTCACGCCATAGGCAGGAGCGGCACGCTTCAGGCTGGGGTAGCTGGCGAGATCACCCACGGGGAAGATGCCGGCGATGCACTGCACACGGTCCGGATGATTTGCGGTGAAGTTGTACTGATTCAATCCACCGCGGCTCTGCGCCAGCAGGCAGGCTTTGGGCGCGAGGCCATACTTCTCCGTCACGTGCTTGTACAGTGCATCGAACTGCTGGCGGCTCTTGGGGTTTGCATAGGTCTCGCCGACGTACGCGCCAACGACGTAGAAGCCCTTGTCGAGCAGCTGCTTCAGCAGCCAGGTGTTTCCGGAGCTGGGATGATTCCCAATCGATGGTGCATACCATACCCAGGGTTTTGCACCATTTGCCGCAGGATTGGTGGGATGAATCACGAAGGCTTCGAAGTCCTCCAGCTTGAAGTCTTCACGCTTCGCACCGTAGTGGCTCTTGCCATCGAGGGATGAAACAAGTGTATCTTTCCCATCCGTGAGCCATTCGAGATTGAATCGTGCCAGCGTGAGGTAGGCGTAGCTGGTGGACTTTTTCAGCTCTTCATCAGAGGCGCGGCCGCGCTCGTAGAGACAGAGGGCGGTGCCATCCGGCAGCACGGCGAGGTCGCTGTACGCGCCGTAGCCAGGCTCCAGCGACTTGCTCACGGCCCATGTCTTGCCTTCGTCATAGCTGAGCTTGACGGAGAGATTGCGCCGGTCGCGTGACTTCCCTTCGAGGTCCTTTCCATCGAGACGGTCGAGATTGTGTGGGTTCGCGAAGAGGATGCGATTCTTGTCGCTGGTGGGCTTGGCGGTGTAGCGCACGATGCTGCCCATGCAGATGGGTTCCAACAATGCTTCATCATAGCGGGGCTTGGACCACTTGGTTGCACCGTCCTTGCTGACTACCACGATGCGGCGGTGCTTCTTCGACTCGGAGCGCACATTGAGCATCACCATGCCGTTCGCCAGTTCTACGATGACGGTTTCATTGGGGAAGATCCATTCCTCCGTGTTTGGCACGGCGATGTCACCGCGATGCCAGGTCTTGCCGTGGTCATCACTGTAGATGGTGGACGTGACCGAGGGGCGATGCGCATGTCCACCCGTGCCGAGGGAAAGCCACACCGGCACCACAAGGCGGCCAGTCTTGAGCTGGATGCCATGTGCTGGTCCCGTGGCGAGGATCTTCCAGTCGTAGTCCGGACGGAAGTCCTCAAACGTCTTCGTGATGTCTACCGGATCCGTCCAGGTCACGCCATCATCGTCACTGCGCATGTAGAAGCAGCGCATGTACTCCAGGCAGTAGAGGAAATGCACGGCGCGAGTCTTGTGGTCTACGAAGGCCACGGCGTTGTTCACCGTGTTGTCGCCGGACTTGTCCAGATTCTGCGCAATGGCGAGAGGATTCACAGGCAGCTCGCCCTTCACTTCCACAATGGCCTTGGGTGGGCTGAAGGTCTTGCCACCATCCGTGCTGCGGCGCATGAGCACATCGATGGGACCCCAGTCACCCTTCGCGTCCTTGCGGGCTTCACAGTAGGCCAGCACGGTGCCCTTGCTGGTGACCACCATGCCGGGGATGCGGTAGAGTGCATAGCCACCCTGGCCAGCTTCGAAGAGGTCCTGCTTCTCCAGCAGGGGTTCGGCGGCGCGGGAGTGTGCGGGAAAGACGAGGGCCGTCGCAATCAGGGCGAGGGCGGTGAAGGCATGCCGGAAGGGTTTCATAACGAAAAGAAGGGCGCGTTGACTATTCAACGCGCCCTTCTCACGAGCTTCACTGGAGATTTCCGGTGACCAGTGCCTTCCGTCACGTCATCGCACTCACTTCTCCACTGGCACCCACTGCACAGCATCGATCACCACAAAGCCTTGTGTGCCCTTGTTGGAAATGGTCACGGTGGAAGGCTTGCCTGCGGCAAACTCAAAAGTGCCAAGCGAGACGAACAGCCCATCGACGGATGGCGTTTTGCGCTGGTCCACGGTCACCTTCTCCACGCCACCCGAATGCTCGATTTCCACGGGCACGGCGGAGGCGCGGTTGTTGTTCGGGGGATAGGCGAAGCGTACCTCGTACTTGCCGGGCTTGGGGATGATGGCTTCGAAGACGGCGGTCACCGTCTTGGACTTGTCGTTGCCATCGTGCTGGTAGCCGTTTTCCACGAAGACCTTGGCCGCGCCGCTCTCTTCCCATTCACCCGTTGTCCTTGCCCTCTGGTCATCAATGACCACGCCTTCGAGCTTGCCGGCGTCCTTGCCCTTGCTGGAGGTGGGGCCGCTGTAGTGCAGCACCTGGCCGTCCTTGAGCAGGCGTTCCTTGAGTTTTTCATAGGGCACATCCTGCACAGGGATGTTGCTGTCGATGGCCATCACGGCGGCGGTGGCGGCGCTCTGGGCCAGAATCATGAAGACCGGCTCCATGCGGATGCTGCCGAAGGCGATGTGCGTGCTGGAGACGCACACGGGCACGAAGAGATTGTCTGCCTGGCCCTTCTTCGGCACGAGGGAACCGTAGGCGATTTCATACGGACCCTTCGTGCTCACGCCGATATCACCCTCGTTCTGCACATACCCTTCCGGGGTGATGTAGCGCTGCACATTGTGCGAGTCGATGGTATAGCTGCCCATGCCGACGGACTCCGGGGTGGGGCGCTGCTTGGTGAGTTCCAGTTCCGTCATCACGTAGTTGCCAATCATGCGGCGCGCTTCGCGGATGTAGAGCTGCGGGGACCAGTTGCCATTGTCAGTGTACTCGTCCTTGGGCAGGCCCCACTTCTTCATTTCATCCTGCACATCCTTCGGCACGCGGGGATCATTGGCGATGAACCACAGCCAGCCCTGTTGATAGGTCTTGTGCTCTTCAATGATTTCCTTGCGGCGCTCGTAGGAGGCATCGGGGTAGTCGTAGTTGAAGCCGATGTTATCCGTGCTGAAGGGGCCGTGGTTGTTCGTGTCCGTCTTGTGATTCGGAATGGGGTCGAACTTGCCGAACGTCTCGCGCCAGCCGGCGTCGAACACGCGAAGCAGCAGTTCGTATTGCTTTGCGTCATACTTTTCCGGCTTGGGGAAGGGGATGCGATTCTCTTCATGGTCGGTCAGGCACATGCGGAAGCAGTAGGCCTGCACGCGCTTGTCGCCAGCACCGTACTCACCCACGGGCTCTGCGCTCACGCGAGGCAGCACGCCGCTCTTCGGGTCGCCGGGCACCACATACGCGCTGATGGGCTTCTTCACGGCGCCGAAGTGGTGGCGGTGGTGGAGGATGCCCACCTGCACGCCATTCCATTTTTCGCCGTACGCGCTGTTCGCTTCGCGGCCGACGTGGTAGTCCACCTTCGCGGCAGCCATGAGGTCGCCCTCATAGGTGGCATCGATGAACATCTTCCCGCTGTAGGTCTTGCCGCTCAGCGTGGTGATGGAGGTGATGCGTCCACCTTCTTTCTTCACACCCTTCTCACGATCCAGCCACTCATCGCGCTTCACCGGGATGTTGAACTCCTTCACGTAGTCTTCGAAGACCTTCTCCGCTGCGCTGGGCTCGAAGATCCACATGGTGCGCTCGGCGCCGTCCATGGCCGGTGTACCCTGGCCCTTGTTGCCGTACTCGGACTTCTTCTGCTGCTTCCAGGATTCAGCCTTGTCATAGTGCAGCCAGATGCGGTGGTAGAAGTCGCGGGAGAGACCGCCGATGACCGCCTTGTTACCGGTGTCCGTGAAGCCGAGGCCGCCACTGGAGAGGCCGCCGAGATGTTTGTCGGGCGAGACGATGATGGCAGTCTTGCCCATTTTCTTGGCCTGCACCGCGGCGATCACAGCCGCGCAGGTGCCGCCATAGATCACCACATCATGCTCTTCCGCTTGGGCGGGAGTGAGCAAGGCGGCGGCCAGGAGGGTAGTGAGGAGGAGACGTTTCATGTCGAGGGAAATAGGTCCGGCAGAATCGAAAGTCTGGTGGGAACTGGGAGAGAAGTCCAGCCCGGGGAATCTTGGACAGGGAAAATGGTGGGCGGTCGTGACAGGGGATTGCCGAGTCCCATCTGCTGTTGATCTTTGCTCTCGTGACGCGGAGGGTTGGCTACGGTGAAATTTTTGCCCCTGAACAAGGACAGTCTCCAGCTGAAGCTCTTTCAGCTCCGTTCTGAGTGCTATGGAGAAAAGTTCCAGTACTCTGTAGGGAGTCGGGAGTTGATCTATTCGAGTCTTACAACCTCCAGTGAAGGCAAAGTCGTCGCTGCGGCCCTGATTCTCAATGATGGCCTGCCGCTGCATCGCCAGCTGGCCCAAGACGTCATCCGGGACTTTTGCGCCAATGCCGAGGAATGCGATGGGATGAGTCTCATCATGGCGATGGAGACATTGCAGTTGTATTCCCCAAAGGTGTTGAAGCGGCCTGAGTATCAGCGGATCATTCAGATGTTCCTCGATTCCGGTGTGGATACGTCGGAAGGGAGAATGGCTCGTCATCTGCAGGCGAAGTCAGAAGGGCGGCCAGGAAGTGCCGAGGACCTGGCTGAGTTTCCGCACTTGGAAGGAAGAATGGCCCGTCATTTGCAGGCGGAGTCGGAGGGGCTTCCGGGAGGAGCACAGGAGCTCGCGGAGTTTCCGCAGCGGCTACCGTGGTGGACCAAGCTATTTCGCGCAGTGACCCGAGTCTTCAGCAAGCAGAGAAAAAAGTAGCACTACTTCTCCCAATCCTCCTCGTACAGCAGGTCTTCAATGCCCGGTGTCAGGGCGATTTCACGCTGCTTTGCGATGAACGCGAGAGCATCCTCGGGAGAGAGCTTGGCAGTACGCATCATCCAGGCGGCCACAATCACCACCGAGCGGCTCCTTCCCGCGCGGCAATGCACCAGCACCTTCGGCGATTGTTTCACAAACTTTTCCAGCGTGAGCACCGCCTGCCGCACCAGCCATGGATCATTTCCCGGACCATCGATGAAATCGTACACCTTCAAGGCCTCCACTCCACATGCCGCTGGCTCGCAGCCGTAGAGGTGACCATTGAGGCACAGGATGGAGCGGAAGCCCTGCCCTGCAATCACGGCCTTGTCTTCAGCATCCAGATAGGTTCCAATCGCAACGTCGGGCGTGATGAAGCTGACCATGGGCCGGTTTTCGAGAAAGGCCATGTTACACGCTGTCTCTCCGTTTTCACATGACTTTGTGGGAAGAGCCTACTTTCCCTGCAGCTTCTTGAGCTGTTCCAGAATGGCATTCATGCGGGCTTGATCCTTTTGCTCCCATTGGGCGCGGGTTAGCTCGACATTCAGTGTGGCGATTTCAGTCTGGCGTGGCGTGGCCTGTCCTTTGGATTCCAGTTCTTTCACATGGGCGAGGTCAGCCTCAGCCATACGTACCATCGCGGCAGGCAAGGCGAGGTCATCACTTTCCCTCTGGGTGCGCTCGATTTCGGCTTCCGCATCCATGATGCCGCGTTCTGCTGGCGTGAGTTTCTTGTGCTCCAACTTGTATTGGCGAAGTTTCATCAGATTGCTGCGATGCGCGCTGAGTGCGGAGGCAGCTTTGCTAATCTCGTGGTAGTTGCCATTCTTGATCGCAGGGAGGCTGGCCTCGTAGGCGTGGATGACGGCGAGTTCCAGTTGCAGTCGCTTGAGGACGTCCTGGCTACGTGGACTTGCCAACACCAGTTCCTGACGGCGTATCGCCTGGAGCAGGCGTCCTTCTGCTTCCTTCGGTCCTTTCTCGCCTTGGAAGAATCCGGCCGTTTCTGAAAAAGGCTGCCCTTGGCCAAAGGTCAGGGTACCTTGTATGGTGGTTCCGGTGGGTTTCTCCGGACTTGTAAGAGACAGGTCTTTTTGGTCTTCGCTGAGGAGCAGTTCCAGATGGTGCTCCTTGTCATCGCCGAGGATAAAGTCCTGCGATACCGGCTCCTTGTGCTCCATGTGGGTATCCACTTGAACCTTCCAGGCCATACCGACGGGTACATCCTCGAAGACGGCTTCACCTTGCTCGTCGGTTTCAGCGCTCGCCAGCACACCGCTGCCGGGAGGAAGGTTTTTTCCCGTGAGCCACACCTTCCATTTGGCAAGAGGAGCGTCTTTCAGCACGGTGTGTCCGGCGATGGGTTTTTCCGTGTCTTTTACCCGATAGGCCTGAGGAGGCAGATTGGGAAAGGAGCCAGTGCCTTTCAAGGTGACCCGCAGCTTCGTCGCACGCCTCATCTCGAAGTTCACCGTGCGAGGCTTGTCCGGCAGCAACAGCCTGTCTGCGGTGACGCCATAGGATTCCAGATCTGCTTCGGTGACCGCGCGCAAGGCACCTGCACCGGCGCCATGTTTGTTGAGGTTGATCTCGTACCATCCAGGCTTGTGCGCGGTGATGTTCACCACCTGGAGATTGGGAGTATCCACAGGCATCATGACGCCTCGTCCGAAGGTGACCTTGTAATGTCCGTCCTTATCCGTGGTGGCCACGCCGGTGCGGAAGAGTGAGCCCATGCCTGCGTGCACCCAGATCTCAACGCCCTCCAGAGGTCTGCCCGAGGGCCACTCAGTCACATGCCCGCGTGTAGTCCAGGGTTTCTCGGGATCGGAGCTGTAGATGCTGGCAGGATCCCTGGCAGGGGCAGGAGGCGTGGACTGAGGTTGGGCTGTGGGCGCGGTGTCCTTCTGCTCTGCGGCCTGCAGCATCGAGAGGGGGATGAGAAGCGTGAGCGTGAAGACGCCTGTCAGGATGGCGTGACGGAGACTGACGCGACGGCGATTCGTACGCGACTCAAGGATGGCGTGGAGGCGCGTCTCCAGTTGGGAGGGACGGGCCATGGCCAGTCCACTCGCATGCATGCTGCGCGGCGTGGCAAGATGTGTGGCGAGGTGAAGGAGATGCTCCGCATAGGTGGACGAACGCATGCCACTCTGAATCACGAGATCGTCGGAGGCCTGCTCGCTCTCCATGCGCAGGCGCCATGCGGCGAGCCAGACAAGAGGATGAAACCAGAAGAACGCACAGACCACCTGTGCAAAACAGAGGGTCCCCATGTCGCGACGTCGCACATGAGCGAGTTCGTGAAGGAGCACAGCATCGAGTCGTTCGTCATCCCATGAGGCGGCTTGGGCGGGAAGCAGCAGCTTGGGGTGCCAGATGCCCCATACCATGGGAATGCGATCCTGCGAATCGAGGAAGACTCTTGGTGGCGCTTGGAGCTTCAGTTGGGTTGCAGCTCGCTGGACGGAATTGGCGATGGGGCCGGTGGTGATGCGGAGAGCACGGCGTGCTGTCCGACTGAGCAGGAGATGCGATGCCACAAGACGCAGGGTCAGCAAAGCCATGCCTGCGAACCAGGCGAGACCGAGCCACGGCAGCGGGCGC
This window encodes:
- a CDS encoding FAD-dependent oxidoreductase encodes the protein MKRLLLTTLLAAALLTPAQAEEHDVVIYGGTCAAVIAAVQAKKMGKTAIIVSPDKHLGGLSSGGLGFTDTGNKAVIGGLSRDFYHRIWLHYDKAESWKQQKKSEYGNKGQGTPAMDGAERTMWIFEPSAAEKVFEDYVKEFNIPVKRDEWLDREKGVKKEGGRITSITTLSGKTYSGKMFIDATYEGDLMAAAKVDYHVGREANSAYGEKWNGVQVGILHHRHHFGAVKKPISAYVVPGDPKSGVLPRVSAEPVGEYGAGDKRVQAYCFRMCLTDHEENRIPFPKPEKYDAKQYELLLRVFDAGWRETFGKFDPIPNHKTDTNNHGPFSTDNIGFNYDYPDASYERRKEIIEEHKTYQQGWLWFIANDPRVPKDVQDEMKKWGLPKDEYTDNGNWSPQLYIREARRMIGNYVMTELELTKQRPTPESVGMGSYTIDSHNVQRYITPEGYVQNEGDIGVSTKGPYEIAYGSLVPKKGQADNLFVPVCVSSTHIAFGSIRMEPVFMILAQSAATAAVMAIDSNIPVQDVPYEKLKERLLKDGQVLHYSGPTSSKGKDAGKLEGVVIDDQRARTTGEWEESGAAKVFVENGYQHDGNDKSKTVTAVFEAIIPKPGKYEVRFAYPPNNNRASAVPVEIEHSGGVEKVTVDQRKTPSVDGLFVSLGTFEFAAGKPSTVTISNKGTQGFVVIDAVQWVPVEK
- a CDS encoding dual specificity protein phosphatase family protein produces the protein MAFLENRPMVSFITPDVAIGTYLDAEDKAVIAGQGFRSILCLNGHLYGCEPAACGVEALKVYDFIDGPGNDPWLVRQAVLTLEKFVKQSPKVLVHCRAGRSRSVVIVAAWMMRTAKLSPEDALAFIAKQREIALTPGIEDLLYEEDWEK
- a CDS encoding M56 family metallopeptidase, yielding MPIHTTIASLLDETIPSVLWEALLKGTALILLAGAATLLMRHCSAALRHLVWLLTLAAFVLLPFGAATFPAWRILPTWSAPDARPMAIATTTTAAAPLQVHHTSSELPAVPVLTASDTSILTAPEITGAAEGLPVSASPSRPLPWLGLAWFAGMALLTLRLVASHLLLSRTARRALRITTGPIANSVQRAATQLKLQAPPRVFLDSQDRIPMVWGIWHPKLLLPAQAASWDDERLDAVLLHELAHVRRRDMGTLCFAQVVCAFFWFHPLVWLAAWRLRMESEQASDDLVIQSGMRSSTYAEHLLHLATHLATPRSMHASGLAMARPSQLETRLHAILESRTNRRRVSLRHAILTGVFTLTLLIPLSMLQAAEQKDTAPTAQPQSTPPAPARDPASIYSSDPEKPWTTRGHVTEWPSGRPLEGVEIWVHAGMGSLFRTGVATTDKDGHYKVTFGRGVMMPVDTPNLQVVNITAHKPGWYEINLNKHGAGAGALRAVTEADLESYGVTADRLLLPDKPRTVNFEMRRATKLRVTLKGTGSFPNLPPQAYRVKDTEKPIAGHTVLKDAPLAKWKVWLTGKNLPPGSGVLASAETDEQGEAVFEDVPVGMAWKVQVDTHMEHKEPVSQDFILGDDKEHHLELLLSEDQKDLSLTSPEKPTGTTIQGTLTFGQGQPFSETAGFFQGEKGPKEAEGRLLQAIRRQELVLASPRSQDVLKRLQLELAVIHAYEASLPAIKNGNYHEISKAASALSAHRSNLMKLRQYKLEHKKLTPAERGIMDAEAEIERTQRESDDLALPAAMVRMAEADLAHVKELESKGQATPRQTEIATLNVELTRAQWEQKDQARMNAILEQLKKLQGK